A genomic region of Sander lucioperca isolate FBNREF2018 chromosome 6, SLUC_FBN_1.2, whole genome shotgun sequence contains the following coding sequences:
- the LOC116035412 gene encoding butyrophilin-like protein 2 isoform X2 yields MKRLLDLMCLCLLCLTGKTLCDENGPVVITVEEGRDVMLPCSLSTKEDIKSELFDWRSDDQTDVFLYDNGLHYNNGRPGQSEQFKGRVSHFPDELRHGNASIIIRNTKVADSGVYTCDFPLREKIEMFHIKLVVVAPEPDINIIDATDDGVLLQCEVQGAAPKPRVEWQDRDGNKLPAKDPQVSERGDRYHITLQTTVTKTGCCRCVVTQEETNRRTHAEIYVAIIVKMSMWNKILGVTGILTAVLGVAAAAFLLC; encoded by the exons ATGAAGCGTCTACTGGAtctgatgtgtttgtgtcttctgTGTTTGACCGGGAAAACACTTTGTGATGAAAACG GGCCAGTGGTCATCACAGtggaagaagggagagatgTTATGTTACCCTGCTCCCTCAGCACCAAGGaggacattaagtcagagctGTTTGACTGGAGGTCAGATGATCAGACTGATGTGTTCCTGTATGATAACGGTCTCCATTACAACAACGGTCGTCCAGGTCAGAGTGAGCAGTTCAAAGGTCGAGTCTCTCATTTTCCAGATGAACTGAGACACGGCAACgcctccataatcatcagaaatacaaaGGTGGCCGACAGTGGAGTCTACACCTGTGATTTTCCACTTAGGGAGAAAATAGAAATGTTCCACATCAagcttgttgttg TTGCTCCAGAGCCAGACATCAACATAATTGATGCCACAGATGATGGAGTGTTGCTGCAGTGTGAGGTTCAAGGTGCTGCTCCCAAACCTAGAGTAGAGTGGCAGGACAGAGATGGAAACAAACTTCCTGCTAAAGACCCACAGGTCTCTGAAAGAGGAGACAGATACCACATCACCCTCCAGACTACTGTGACCAAGACCGGCTGCTGTCGCTGTGTCGTCACACAGGAGGAAACCAACCGTAGGACTCATGCTGAGATTTATGTGGCTATTATTG TCAAAATGAGCATGTGGAACAAAATACTTGGAGTTACTGGAATTCTTACTGCTGTACTTGGAGTTGCAGCAGCAGCTTTTCTTTTATGTTGA